A single Ciona intestinalis chromosome 14, KH, whole genome shotgun sequence DNA region contains:
- the LOC100180755 gene encoding inverted formin-2 isoform X3 codes for MLKTQRKWSLIAQKAQKKEKDSMEETLSNLENAEPELCIRLLHFPSVQNFSGLKKKIQHCSEEWMKGFLEQDGLAVLFTTLERLSDDTTRASKSTLITSMELLQCVGCVKAVMNSRTGLDFVISREDYTRVLSTTLDSANVMVKKQVFELLAAMCIYSSEGKSRSIDAMEHYKQAKSQRYRFSVVINELRNAENLPYQTGILSFINAAILSTDAIHQRVKLRNEFIGLQLLDVLSELRAKSRAIFGNPNNSDDFGNGYQLRSCAHLEADDLLIQLEVFDEKKLEDEEEIQAITGVEGIDINNHQDVFAAVFNKVCNSPQANNLLTILQCLVQLNPDDRVSDLAWEALVTIAQKAAVLETVAEAQKLLRGRLSRRTSVFTTSIYTQTEQGAIQKLNEEAIEETDGGATVVCTPPPPPPPPPPLGNIPPPPPPPPMGGIPPPPPPPGGIPPPPPPPSGGIPPPPPPPGGIPPPPPPPGGVPPPPPGLPPVYGGIVPVNAAQLNSRPSVRRSATVPKPTAKLRKFNWQKIPQNTLRKSTDSVWENLERGGCELEPNYKTIEELFSQKQIVKKEVTKQKKKAAPAEVTLIDSRKSLNVNIFLRQFRLPNEEIIKALKQGNREILTEEKLKNMLKFLPEDAEIETIRSFKGDPTTLGNAEKYFRLLIGLKDYVLRIEAAIARESFDEEMTSIVPVIDNIKQAVNAIRQCKKLEDFLVLILKTGNYLNFGGYAGDAHAFKITSLLKLSETKSNKPRMTLMHCVVMEAAENHPHLLDIPSELSVVMECKTVSVDHLKSTINRLTGGIAKLTKQVEKSSKEVKEQFAPFLKVATDKVSTFAKDLEEIENLRLSLAKYLVEDEAKFKLEECLSTFAKLCEQIKSAIKENKERAVMEEKKKKRAQMEEERKKSGKVSKFAPPPAGENIIDNLLTDIRKGFKLKKSSESPTKSRLNSVANENQTDNAAETNNATDSAQEATTISIKQKDEKFATLVRVSNGENDVTSKETDKTSPELHDIVNSSNSTDANAKDTDANKTVVISPSDVDITVTEIPTVLDSPSDVGKPVTELPVVLDLSSNLDIAGNEIPVALDTPSNVDKSVADIPVAVSLPNNVDTEVIEMPVTLLSPNKEDNTVADIPVALDLPKDVDNAVTETPVESDMKVQEPLHLIPAKPITKVISPIMISPDEQNLLINGENVSENLLEVNGNLQKKGSDVDPATTAGPGILQEAKDKLEQIVDSMKPMQGSTVDGDKKGDRKKSTISTSREGDKRKAKPKMPLFTSKNTKQNLTTSNMKKQIGEANPRVKQLRQRYGSTNSDRSRTPKAPILNKNVLADKAKSVLKTNRAKTVPAQSVITERLKRPSTTPSADRNRINSSSTKTDVIKAPKKPITNLPAVDAHKFDGRSYYSAPKAIKTVPTKAKPLRKTPETKQNQLQSKLQTDRKAMDKTSLKDKTTKVTDKTSAHKTTKVTDKTLSKDKTTLAAQKNTPKPVTSDSINKISNKNASVDKKTKLDTTSASKRFTSHEDAMKRKYAFRRDQKRTPIATKSITNNRKISKTATSLS; via the exons ATG CTAAAAACTCAGAGAAAATGGAGTCTAATAGCTCAGAAGGCTCAAAAGAAAGAGAAGGACTCGATGGAAGAAACGCTTTCCAATTTAGAAAATGCTGAACCAGAGCTTTGCATACGGCTCCTACATTTTCCTTCCGTTCAGAACTTTTCTGGCCTCAAAAAGAAAATTCAGCACTGCTCTGAAGAATGGATGAAG GGATTTCTGGAGCAAGACGGTCTCGCTGTTCTTTTTACGACATTGGAACGCCTTTCGGATGATACGACAAGAGCCTCCAAGAGCACCCTTATTACATCAATGGAGCTGCTACAATGTGTGGG atgTGTGAAAGCTGTTATGAATTCACGCACCGGTCTGGATTTTGTCATCTCCAGAGAAGATTACACACGAGTTTTGTCGACAA CATTGGACAGTGCAAACGTAATGGTAAAGAAGCAAGTTTTCGAACTCCTGGCAGCTATGTGCATTTACTCAAGCGAAGGAAAGTCAAGATCTATAGATGCAATGGAGCATTACAAG CAAGCTAAGTCCCAGCGCTATCGATTTAGCGTTGTTATTAACGAATTGCGGAATGCGGAGAACTTGCCGTACCAAACCGGGATTCTATCCTTTATAAACGCAGCGATCCTTTCAACGGACGCCATACATCAACGAGTGAAATTACGAAATGAATTTATTG GTCTTCAGCTGTTAGACGTACTCTCGGAACTTCG AGCAAAGTCTCGTGCTATCTTCGGGAACCCGAACAACTCAGACGATTTTGGGAACGGGTATCAACTGCGATCATGCGc ccACTTGGAAGCAGATGACTTGCTAATCCAGTTGGAAGTTTTCGACGAGAAAAAACTTGAAGACGAAGAGGAGATTCAGGCGATAACAGGCGTTGAAGGAATTGATATCAACAATCATCAAGACGTGTTTGCAGCCGTCTTTAACAAA GTATGCAATTCTCCACAAGCCAACAACCTACTGACGATATTACAGTGTCTGGTGCAGCTTAACCCAGATGACAGAGTGTCAGACTTGGCATGGGAGGCGCTCGTTACTATTGCACAGAAGGCAGCAGTCTTAGAGACAGTAGCCGAAGCACAGAAACTTTTGCGGGGCAGGCTTTCAAGGAGAACTTCCGTATTTACGACTTCAATATATACTCAAACCGAACAGGGGGCAATACAAAAGTTGAACGAAGAGGCAATCGAAGAAACAGATGGTGGGGCAACTGTAGTTTGCAccccaccaccaccaccaccgcCGCCCCCGCCTTTGGGGAATATACCCCCGCCACCACCGCCCCCACCTATGGGAGGCATTCCTCCGCCCCCACCACCACCTGGGGGTATTCCCCCACCACCGCCCCCACCATCGGGAGGCATTCCTCCGCCCCCACCACCTCCTGGGGGTATTCCCCCGCCCCCACCACCCCCTGGGGGTGTTCCACCACCACCGCCAGGTCTCCCTCCAGTATACGGAGGAATCGTTCCTGTAAACGCGGCCCAACTGAACAGTCGACCGTCGGTGAGGCGTTCGGCAACTGTCCCGAAACCGACAGCGAAATTACGAAAGTTTAACTGGCAGAAGATCCCACAAAACACCCTGCGTAAAAG cACGGATAGTGTCTGGGAGAATTTGGAACGTGGAGGTTGTGAGTTGGAACCGAATTACAAAACGATTGAGGAGTTGTTCTCTCAGAAGCAAATCGTGAAGAAAGAAGtgacaaaacagaaaaagaaggCGGCTCCAGCCgag GTGACTCTGATCGACTCCCGGAAGAGCTTGAATGTCAATATCTTTCTCCGGCAGTTCAGACTTCCTAACgaagaaattataaaagcgCTTAAACAAGGCAACCGCGAAATATTAA CTGAAGAAAAACTAAAGAACATGCTGAAGTTCTTGCCCGAAGACGCGGAAATTGAGACAATACGTTCGTTCAAAGGTGACCCAACTACTCTTGGAAACGCAGAGAAATACTTCCGGCTTCTCATCGGTCTTAAAGATTACGTGCTTCGGATTGAAGCCGCCATAGCCCGTGAGAGTTTTGATGAAGAAATGACATCAATAGTGCCCGTGATTGACAACATAAAGCAAGCAGTAAACG CTATTCGGCAATGCAAGAAGTTAGAAGATTTTCTTGTTCTTATATTAAAGACAGGCAACTACTTGAACTTCGGTGGTTACGCTGGTGACGCGCATGCGTTCAAAATAACATCCCTTCTCAAG TTATCTGAAACCAAATCGAACAAACCACGGATGACTCTGATGCATTGTGTGGTGATGGAGGCGGCGGAAAACCACCCCCATCTTCTTGATATTCCGTCAGAACTCTCGGTAGTGATGGAGTGCAAAACGGTTTCTGTGGACCACCTGAAATCAACCATCAACCGCCTAACTGGAGGGATTGCCAAGCTCACAAAACAA GTCGAAAAATCCTCCAAAGAGGTTAAAGAGCAGTTCGCACCTTTTCTTAAAGTTGCCACGGACAAGGTAAGTACTTTTGCTAAAGATCTCGAAGAAATAGAGAATTTGAGATTAAGTTTGGCCAAGTACCTTGTTGAGGACGAAGCCAAATTCAAACTGGAGGAGTGCCTTTCCACATTTGCAAAGCTTTGCGAACAG ATAAAGTCGGCAATCAAAGAGAACAAGGAGCGAGCTGTGATGGaggaaaagaagaagaagagagCTCAGATGGAAGAAGAGAGAAAAAAGAGTGGGAAGGTTTCCAAGTTTGCTCCACCACCAGCTGGA gAAAATATAATTGACAATCTGTTAACTGACATTCGAAAAGGATTTAAGCTGAAGAAGTCAAGTGAATCACCAACCAAATCAAG ATTAAACTCTGTTGCAAACGAAAACCAAACTGACAATGCTGCTGAGACTAATAATGCTACCGATTCTGCACAAGAAGCCACAACTATCTCTATAAAGCAGAAAGATGAAAAATTTGCAACTTTGGTCCGAGTTTCGAATGGTGAGAATGATGTAACCAGTAAAGAGACAGATAAAACGTCTCCGGAATTGCACGACATTGTCAATTCCAGTAACTCTACTGATGCTAATGCTAAAGATACTGATGCAAATAAGACTGTGGTTATTTCGCCAAGCGATGTGGACATTACAGTTACAGAAATACCAACAGTGTTAGACTCACCAAGTGACGTTGGTAAACCAGTCACAGAATTACCGGTAGTTTTAGATTTGTCAAGCAACTTGGACATTGCAGGTAATGAAATACCAGTTGCTTTAGATACTCCAAGCAATGTGGATAAATCAGTGGCAGATATACCGGTAGCTGTAAGTTTACCCAACAATGTGGACACTGAAGTCATAGAAATGCCGGTCACTTTACTTTCACCAAACAAAGAAGACAATACAGTCGCAGATATACCAGTAGCTTTAGATTTGCCAAAGGATGTGGACAATGCAGTTACTGAAACACCAGTAGAATCAGACATGAAAGTTCAAGAGCCTTTGCATCTCATACCGGCAAAGCCTATAACCAAAGTGATAAGTCCAATCATGATTTCTCCAGATGAACAAAATTTGCTTATTAATGGAGAAAATGTATCTGAAAATCTTCTAGAAGTCAACGGGAATCTCCAAAAGAAAGGTTCTGATGTTGACCCTGCTACGACAGCAGGACCTGGAATTCTGCAAGAAGCTAAAGATAAATTGGAACAGATAGTGGACTCCATGAAACCAATGCAAGGCTCAACTGTGGACGGTGATAAAAAAGGTGACAGAAAAAAATCGACTATTTCAACATCCAGAGAAG GAGACAAGCGAAAAGCTAAACCGAAAATGCCACTTTTCACTTCTAAGAATACAAAGCAGAATTTGACTACCAGCAACATGAAAAAGCAAATCGGTGAAGCTAATCCTAGAGTAAAACAATTGCGTCAACGCTATGGTTCAACAAACTCAGACCGAAGCAGGACTCCAAAGGCGCCAATCCTTAATAAAAATGTGCTTGCTGATAAAGCAAAGTCTGTTCTGAAAACAAACCGTGCGAAGACAGTACCCGCTCAATCAGTAATAACAGAACGTTTAAAACGGCCGTCTACTACGCCAAGTGCAGACAGGAATAGAATAAACAGTAGTTCCACTAAAACAGATGTGATCAAAGCACCCAAGAAACCGATTACAAATTTGCCAGCAGTAGATGCACATAAGTTTGATGGCCGCTCCTACTATTCAGCACCAAAAGCAATCAAAACAGTTCCAACAAAAGCCAAACCCCTACGAAAAACACCAGAAACCAAACAAAACCAACTTCAATCAAAACTCCAAACTGACCGAAAAGCTATGGATAAAACTTCATTAAAAGACAAGACTACAAAAGTAACAGATAAAACTTCCGCACACAAGACTACAAAAGTTACagataaaactttatcaaaaGACAAGACTACACTAGCTGCACAGAAAAACACTCCAAAGCCTGTCACCTCTgattctataaataaaatctctaataaaaatgcaagtgttgataaaaagacaaaattagACACTACTAGTGCCTCAAAACGCTTCACATCACACGAAGATGCAATGAAGAGGAAATACGCATTTCGTAGAGATCAAAAACGTACCCCTATAGCAACTAAATCCATaacaaacaacagaaaaatatcaaaaactgCAACCTCACTATCATAA
- the LOC100180755 gene encoding inverted formin-2 isoform X1 codes for MLKTQRKWSLIAQKAQKKEKDSMEETLSNLENAEPELCIRLLHFPSVQNFSGLKKKIQHCSEEWMKGFLEQDGLAVLFTTLERLSDDTTRASKSTLITSMELLQCVGCVKAVMNSRTGLDFVISREDYTRVLSTTLDSANVMVKKQVFELLAAMCIYSSEGKSRSIDAMEHYKQAKSQRYRFSVVINELRNAENLPYQTGILSFINAAILSTDAIHQRVKLRNEFIGLQLLDVLSELRLESVRTNLAKSRAIFGNPNNSDDFGNGYQLRSCAHLEADDLLIQLEVFDEKKLEDEEEIQAITGVEGIDINNHQDVFAAVFNKVCNSPQANNLLTILQCLVQLNPDDRVSDLAWEALVTIAQKAAVLETVAEAQKLLRGRLSRRTSVFTTSIYTQTEQGAIQKLNEEAIEETDGGATVVCTPPPPPPPPPPLGNIPPPPPPPPMGGIPPPPPPPGGIPPPPPPPSGGIPPPPPPPGGIPPPPPPPGGVPPPPPGLPPVYGGIVPVNAAQLNSRPSVRRSATVPKPTAKLRKFNWQKIPQNTLRKSTDSVWENLERGGCELEPNYKTIEELFSQKQIVKKEVTKQKKKAAPAEVTLIDSRKSLNVNIFLRQFRLPNEEIIKALKQGNREILTEEKLKNMLKFLPEDAEIETIRSFKGDPTTLGNAEKYFRLLIGLKDYVLRIEAAIARESFDEEMTSIVPVIDNIKQAVNAIRQCKKLEDFLVLILKTGNYLNFGGYAGDAHAFKITSLLKLSETKSNKPRMTLMHCVVMEAAENHPHLLDIPSELSVVMECKTVSVDHLKSTINRLTGGIAKLTKQVEKSSKEVKEQFAPFLKVATDKVSTFAKDLEEIENLRLSLAKYLVEDEAKFKLEECLSTFAKLCEQIKSAIKENKERAVMEEKKKKRAQMEEERKKSGKVSKFAPPPAGENIIDNLLTDIRKGFKLKKSSESPTKSRLNSVANENQTDNAAETNNATDSAQEATTISIKQKDEKFATLVRVSNGENDVTSKETDKTSPELHDIVNSSNSTDANAKDTDANKTVVISPSDVDITVTEIPTVLDSPSDVGKPVTELPVVLDLSSNLDIAGNEIPVALDTPSNVDKSVADIPVAVSLPNNVDTEVIEMPVTLLSPNKEDNTVADIPVALDLPKDVDNAVTETPVESDMKVQEPLHLIPAKPITKVISPIMISPDEQNLLINGENVSENLLEVNGNLQKKGSDVDPATTAGPGILQEAKDKLEQIVDSMKPMQGSTVDGDKKGDRKKSTISTSREGDKRKAKPKMPLFTSKNTKQNLTTSNMKKQIGEANPRVKQLRQRYGSTNSDRSRTPKAPILNKNVLADKAKSVLKTNRAKTVPAQSVITERLKRPSTTPSADRNRINSSSTKTDVIKAPKKPITNLPAVDAHKFDGRSYYSAPKAIKTVPTKAKPLRKTPETKQNQLQSKLQTDRKAMDKTSLKDKTTKVTDKTSAHKTTKVTDKTLSKDKTTLAAQKNTPKPVTSDSINKISNKNASVDKKTKLDTTSASKRFTSHEDAMKRKYAFRRDQKRTPIATKSITNNRKISKTATSLS; via the exons ATG CTAAAAACTCAGAGAAAATGGAGTCTAATAGCTCAGAAGGCTCAAAAGAAAGAGAAGGACTCGATGGAAGAAACGCTTTCCAATTTAGAAAATGCTGAACCAGAGCTTTGCATACGGCTCCTACATTTTCCTTCCGTTCAGAACTTTTCTGGCCTCAAAAAGAAAATTCAGCACTGCTCTGAAGAATGGATGAAG GGATTTCTGGAGCAAGACGGTCTCGCTGTTCTTTTTACGACATTGGAACGCCTTTCGGATGATACGACAAGAGCCTCCAAGAGCACCCTTATTACATCAATGGAGCTGCTACAATGTGTGGG atgTGTGAAAGCTGTTATGAATTCACGCACCGGTCTGGATTTTGTCATCTCCAGAGAAGATTACACACGAGTTTTGTCGACAA CATTGGACAGTGCAAACGTAATGGTAAAGAAGCAAGTTTTCGAACTCCTGGCAGCTATGTGCATTTACTCAAGCGAAGGAAAGTCAAGATCTATAGATGCAATGGAGCATTACAAG CAAGCTAAGTCCCAGCGCTATCGATTTAGCGTTGTTATTAACGAATTGCGGAATGCGGAGAACTTGCCGTACCAAACCGGGATTCTATCCTTTATAAACGCAGCGATCCTTTCAACGGACGCCATACATCAACGAGTGAAATTACGAAATGAATTTATTG GTCTTCAGCTGTTAGACGTACTCTCGGAACTTCG GCTTGAGTCTGTACGAACTAATTT AGCAAAGTCTCGTGCTATCTTCGGGAACCCGAACAACTCAGACGATTTTGGGAACGGGTATCAACTGCGATCATGCGc ccACTTGGAAGCAGATGACTTGCTAATCCAGTTGGAAGTTTTCGACGAGAAAAAACTTGAAGACGAAGAGGAGATTCAGGCGATAACAGGCGTTGAAGGAATTGATATCAACAATCATCAAGACGTGTTTGCAGCCGTCTTTAACAAA GTATGCAATTCTCCACAAGCCAACAACCTACTGACGATATTACAGTGTCTGGTGCAGCTTAACCCAGATGACAGAGTGTCAGACTTGGCATGGGAGGCGCTCGTTACTATTGCACAGAAGGCAGCAGTCTTAGAGACAGTAGCCGAAGCACAGAAACTTTTGCGGGGCAGGCTTTCAAGGAGAACTTCCGTATTTACGACTTCAATATATACTCAAACCGAACAGGGGGCAATACAAAAGTTGAACGAAGAGGCAATCGAAGAAACAGATGGTGGGGCAACTGTAGTTTGCAccccaccaccaccaccaccgcCGCCCCCGCCTTTGGGGAATATACCCCCGCCACCACCGCCCCCACCTATGGGAGGCATTCCTCCGCCCCCACCACCACCTGGGGGTATTCCCCCACCACCGCCCCCACCATCGGGAGGCATTCCTCCGCCCCCACCACCTCCTGGGGGTATTCCCCCGCCCCCACCACCCCCTGGGGGTGTTCCACCACCACCGCCAGGTCTCCCTCCAGTATACGGAGGAATCGTTCCTGTAAACGCGGCCCAACTGAACAGTCGACCGTCGGTGAGGCGTTCGGCAACTGTCCCGAAACCGACAGCGAAATTACGAAAGTTTAACTGGCAGAAGATCCCACAAAACACCCTGCGTAAAAG cACGGATAGTGTCTGGGAGAATTTGGAACGTGGAGGTTGTGAGTTGGAACCGAATTACAAAACGATTGAGGAGTTGTTCTCTCAGAAGCAAATCGTGAAGAAAGAAGtgacaaaacagaaaaagaaggCGGCTCCAGCCgag GTGACTCTGATCGACTCCCGGAAGAGCTTGAATGTCAATATCTTTCTCCGGCAGTTCAGACTTCCTAACgaagaaattataaaagcgCTTAAACAAGGCAACCGCGAAATATTAA CTGAAGAAAAACTAAAGAACATGCTGAAGTTCTTGCCCGAAGACGCGGAAATTGAGACAATACGTTCGTTCAAAGGTGACCCAACTACTCTTGGAAACGCAGAGAAATACTTCCGGCTTCTCATCGGTCTTAAAGATTACGTGCTTCGGATTGAAGCCGCCATAGCCCGTGAGAGTTTTGATGAAGAAATGACATCAATAGTGCCCGTGATTGACAACATAAAGCAAGCAGTAAACG CTATTCGGCAATGCAAGAAGTTAGAAGATTTTCTTGTTCTTATATTAAAGACAGGCAACTACTTGAACTTCGGTGGTTACGCTGGTGACGCGCATGCGTTCAAAATAACATCCCTTCTCAAG TTATCTGAAACCAAATCGAACAAACCACGGATGACTCTGATGCATTGTGTGGTGATGGAGGCGGCGGAAAACCACCCCCATCTTCTTGATATTCCGTCAGAACTCTCGGTAGTGATGGAGTGCAAAACGGTTTCTGTGGACCACCTGAAATCAACCATCAACCGCCTAACTGGAGGGATTGCCAAGCTCACAAAACAA GTCGAAAAATCCTCCAAAGAGGTTAAAGAGCAGTTCGCACCTTTTCTTAAAGTTGCCACGGACAAGGTAAGTACTTTTGCTAAAGATCTCGAAGAAATAGAGAATTTGAGATTAAGTTTGGCCAAGTACCTTGTTGAGGACGAAGCCAAATTCAAACTGGAGGAGTGCCTTTCCACATTTGCAAAGCTTTGCGAACAG ATAAAGTCGGCAATCAAAGAGAACAAGGAGCGAGCTGTGATGGaggaaaagaagaagaagagagCTCAGATGGAAGAAGAGAGAAAAAAGAGTGGGAAGGTTTCCAAGTTTGCTCCACCACCAGCTGGA gAAAATATAATTGACAATCTGTTAACTGACATTCGAAAAGGATTTAAGCTGAAGAAGTCAAGTGAATCACCAACCAAATCAAG ATTAAACTCTGTTGCAAACGAAAACCAAACTGACAATGCTGCTGAGACTAATAATGCTACCGATTCTGCACAAGAAGCCACAACTATCTCTATAAAGCAGAAAGATGAAAAATTTGCAACTTTGGTCCGAGTTTCGAATGGTGAGAATGATGTAACCAGTAAAGAGACAGATAAAACGTCTCCGGAATTGCACGACATTGTCAATTCCAGTAACTCTACTGATGCTAATGCTAAAGATACTGATGCAAATAAGACTGTGGTTATTTCGCCAAGCGATGTGGACATTACAGTTACAGAAATACCAACAGTGTTAGACTCACCAAGTGACGTTGGTAAACCAGTCACAGAATTACCGGTAGTTTTAGATTTGTCAAGCAACTTGGACATTGCAGGTAATGAAATACCAGTTGCTTTAGATACTCCAAGCAATGTGGATAAATCAGTGGCAGATATACCGGTAGCTGTAAGTTTACCCAACAATGTGGACACTGAAGTCATAGAAATGCCGGTCACTTTACTTTCACCAAACAAAGAAGACAATACAGTCGCAGATATACCAGTAGCTTTAGATTTGCCAAAGGATGTGGACAATGCAGTTACTGAAACACCAGTAGAATCAGACATGAAAGTTCAAGAGCCTTTGCATCTCATACCGGCAAAGCCTATAACCAAAGTGATAAGTCCAATCATGATTTCTCCAGATGAACAAAATTTGCTTATTAATGGAGAAAATGTATCTGAAAATCTTCTAGAAGTCAACGGGAATCTCCAAAAGAAAGGTTCTGATGTTGACCCTGCTACGACAGCAGGACCTGGAATTCTGCAAGAAGCTAAAGATAAATTGGAACAGATAGTGGACTCCATGAAACCAATGCAAGGCTCAACTGTGGACGGTGATAAAAAAGGTGACAGAAAAAAATCGACTATTTCAACATCCAGAGAAG GAGACAAGCGAAAAGCTAAACCGAAAATGCCACTTTTCACTTCTAAGAATACAAAGCAGAATTTGACTACCAGCAACATGAAAAAGCAAATCGGTGAAGCTAATCCTAGAGTAAAACAATTGCGTCAACGCTATGGTTCAACAAACTCAGACCGAAGCAGGACTCCAAAGGCGCCAATCCTTAATAAAAATGTGCTTGCTGATAAAGCAAAGTCTGTTCTGAAAACAAACCGTGCGAAGACAGTACCCGCTCAATCAGTAATAACAGAACGTTTAAAACGGCCGTCTACTACGCCAAGTGCAGACAGGAATAGAATAAACAGTAGTTCCACTAAAACAGATGTGATCAAAGCACCCAAGAAACCGATTACAAATTTGCCAGCAGTAGATGCACATAAGTTTGATGGCCGCTCCTACTATTCAGCACCAAAAGCAATCAAAACAGTTCCAACAAAAGCCAAACCCCTACGAAAAACACCAGAAACCAAACAAAACCAACTTCAATCAAAACTCCAAACTGACCGAAAAGCTATGGATAAAACTTCATTAAAAGACAAGACTACAAAAGTAACAGATAAAACTTCCGCACACAAGACTACAAAAGTTACagataaaactttatcaaaaGACAAGACTACACTAGCTGCACAGAAAAACACTCCAAAGCCTGTCACCTCTgattctataaataaaatctctaataaaaatgcaagtgttgataaaaagacaaaattagACACTACTAGTGCCTCAAAACGCTTCACATCACACGAAGATGCAATGAAGAGGAAATACGCATTTCGTAGAGATCAAAAACGTACCCCTATAGCAACTAAATCCATaacaaacaacagaaaaatatcaaaaactgCAACCTCACTATCATAA